A genomic window from Amia ocellicauda isolate fAmiCal2 chromosome 15, fAmiCal2.hap1, whole genome shotgun sequence includes:
- the atp6v1e1a gene encoding V-type proton ATPase subunit E 1a — MALSDADVQKQIKHMMAFIEQEANEKAEEIDAKAEEEFNIEKGRLVQTQRLKIMEYYEKKEKQIEQQKKIQMSNLMNQARLKVLRARDDLISDLLNEARQRLGKIAKDPARYQSLMEGLVMQGFYQLLETKVTICCRKQDVPLVKAAIQKNIPIYKAAVKKDIDVRIDQDNFLPAEISGGIELYNSDRKIKVSNTLESRLDLMAQQMMPEIRVALFGANPNRKFLD; from the exons ATCAAACACATGATGGCCTTCATTGAGCAGGAGGCCAATGAGAAGGCTGAAGAGATTGATGCCAAG GCCGAGGAAGAGTTCAACATCGAGAAAGGTCGTCTCGTTCAGACTCAGAGGCTGAAGATCATGGAGTATTAtgagaaaaaggagaagcagaTTGAGCAGCAGAAGAAAAT TCAGATGTCCAACCTGATGAACCAAGCCAGGCTGAAAGTCCTAAGGGCCCGAGACGACTTGATTTCA GATCTGTTGAATGAGGCCAGACAGAGGTTGGGGAAGATTGCCAAGGACCCAGCCAGGTACCAGAGTTTAATGGAGGGACTGGTGATGCAG GGCTTTTATCAGCTCTTGGAGACTAAAGTGACTATCTGCTGCCGTAAACAGGACGTCCCCTTGGTGAAG GCTGCTATACAGAAGAATATTCCCATCTACAAGGCTGCGGTTAAGAAAGACATTGACGTGCGCATTGACCAGGACAACTTCCTGCCGGCAGAAAT CTCTGGAGGTATAGAGCTCTACAATTCAGACCGAAAGATTAAAGTTTCCAACACCTTGGAGAGCCGACTGGACCTCATGGCACAGCAG ATGATGCCTGAGATCCGAGTGGCCCTCTTTGGTGCCAACCCCAACAGGAAGTTCCTGGATTAA